TCTGGAAGCCGGGACATCTGAGCGATATACAAAAACAAAGAAATACAAAGGTAAAGTATCCGCAAGAGGAAATGTAGAGCGGATCTATAATAGCAACGAGAAAAAGGCACTGAAAGCTATGCAGGAGGCGGTGAAACGTGAGTTGAACCTATGACCATACAAAGTTTGATACTTAGCAAACTAAGGGAACTACCCGTTCCAGTGGCGTTTGAGACGCATTTTGAGAAAGAGAATATGTATGTGGTCTTTTTTATCAACGACGAACGCCCGCTGTTTTGTGCAGATGACGAAGAGCAACTGACCAAGTACTTTATCCAGGTTGATATCTGGTCAAAAGGGGATTACACGGAAATAGAGAAACAAGTTAAGCAGAAGATGCAGGAGCTGGGTGCCATACGGACAAGTGCGTTTGGTCTTTATGCTCCCGACATACAGATGTATCAAAAAGTCTTGCGTTTTGTGATGAGCATGCCTGCCTAGGCGTGCTTTTTATTTGTAAACAAGGGGGAACAACTATGGGAGTACCGATTGGGGTAAGGAATTTATATGTAGCCATCTTAAAAACCGATGATAAAAATGGTGCGACGTACGACAAACCCGTCCACCTGGCTAAAGCGGTTGAGATCAGCGTAAAACCGAATGTTTCATCCACCACGTTTTACGCGGATGACCAAGCATCTGAATCTGAATCCACATTGGCCGACATTGAAGTAGAGATTACGGTAGATCAAATTGGATCTAAAAACGCCGCCATGCTTCTGGGGGCTAAAGTGGATGAAAACGGAGTGCTGGTTTGGAACAGAGATGATCAAGCGCCATATGTTGCATTTGGCTATCAAGGATCTGAGTCCGGTAATGCACATACGTATGTGTGGCTCTTGAAAGGGAAGTTCGCTCTGCCAGAAGAGAGCAGAAAAACAAAAGGCGAATCCATCGAGTACCAACCTCCAAAACTTACCGCGAAATTCTTACCGCGTGATTATGACGGAGACTGGAAAAGAACCGTCAATAGCGGAGATGAAAATATACCAAAAACCGTAATAGAAACATGGTTTGATCAGGTTTATGAAAAGAAGAAGGTAGTACCGCCAGCAGGTGGAGGAACTAAATAGAATATTTTGTTAGGGGATAGGCATTCTTGCCTCCCCCCTTTTTTATTTTTTAAACATCGAAGGAGGAAGTTATGCCTACATTATCGGAAATTAAACGGCCAAAAGGGGTACAAATTGTCTTTGAGGGTGAAGAAAACCCACGTACTTTACTTTTTGACATGAATGCAATGTGTGTGCTCGAAGAAAGATTTGGAGATGCGTTAGCGGCTTTTAACAAAATGATTGGCGGCCAAGGTGAAGATGAAAACAA
This Paenibacillus larvae subsp. larvae DNA region includes the following protein-coding sequences:
- a CDS encoding major tail protein; the encoded protein is MGVPIGVRNLYVAILKTDDKNGATYDKPVHLAKAVEISVKPNVSSTTFYADDQASESESTLADIEVEITVDQIGSKNAAMLLGAKVDENGVLVWNRDDQAPYVAFGYQGSESGNAHTYVWLLKGKFALPEESRKTKGESIEYQPPKLTAKFLPRDYDGDWKRTVNSGDENIPKTVIETWFDQVYEKKKVVPPAGGGTK